From the genome of Impatiens glandulifera chromosome 9, dImpGla2.1, whole genome shotgun sequence, one region includes:
- the LOC124914625 gene encoding uncharacterized protein LOC124914625, with protein sequence MFATNGTSKWITLSLTLAVATVSVFIWRRKSKVYEKRVRELELALKSSVNNCAAERQGRIRSQQALRKTLSQQKSDSFDSTCYPVTPIGIIQSCFSTRNGTPRQPLLVPLARARLNFNQARVPPACLEGLEEYSHCWIIYVFHMNTNLEKLWKNPSHSKFKAKVRVPKLKGGKMGVFATRSPHRPCPIGLTVAKVEEVQGNAVLFSGVDLVDGTPVLDIKPYLPYCDSNQEATVPSWVNEDKLLSVASINFSDGFAASLSDCWIKQEKKSLYKSADEFKSLIRQVLSWDIRSLSQRIRYHGSVTRENGGTIDNCSDLDENQDEAASDYHETEQHDSLPSSVTVYHLILEGLDVSYTIDSKDNVIVEKLTRPSLVSDILLKPTNLNEDI encoded by the exons ATGTTTGCCACCAACGGCACTTCGAAATGGATCACACTTTCATTAACATTGGCCGTCGCCACTGTCTCCG TTTTTATCTGGAGAAGAAAATCAAAAGTATATGAGAAAAGGGTTCGAGAGCTTGAGTTAGCTCTCAAGTCATCTGTAAACAATTGTGCTGCTGAGAGACAAGGTCGAATTCGATCTCAGCAG GCTTTGAGGAAAACTCTAAGCCAACAAAAGTCTGACAGTTTCGACTCAACCTGTTACCCAGTTACACCCATTGGTATCATCCAATCATGCTTCTCTACCAG GAATGGTACGCCTAGGCAACCTTTGCTTGTACCTCTTGCTAGAGCACGCCTTAATTTCAATCAAGCTCGAGTTCCCCCTGCTTGTCTCGAGGGTCTTGAAGAATACTCACATTGCtggattatatatgtttttcataTGAATACAAATCTTGAAAAGTTATGGAAGAATCCATCACATTCCAAGTTCAAAGCAAAG GTGAGAGTACCCAAATTGAAAGGGGGAAAGATGGGTGTGTTTGCAACAAGGTCTCCACATCGTCCATGCCCGATAGGCCTTACTGTGGCAAAG GTGGAGGAAGTGCAAGGAAATGCTGTTCTATTCTCTGGTGTGGATTTGGTTGATGGAACA CCTGTTCTTGATATCAAACCATATCTACCTTATTGTGACAGTAATCAAGAGGCAACCGTGCCATCATGGGTGAAT GAGGACAAGTTATTATCAGTGGCGTCAATTAACTTTTCTGATGGATTTGCTGCTTCATTATCTGACTGTTGGATAAAACAG GAAAAGAAGTCACTTTATAAATCAGCAGATGAATTCAAGAGTTTGATCAGACAGGTGCTCTCTTGGGATATTCGATCACTTTCTCAACGAATTAGGTACCACGGTTCGGTTACTAGAGAAAATGGTGGAACAATTGACAATTGTTCAGATTTGGATGAAAATCAAGATGAAGCAGCTTCTGATTATCATGAAACTGAACAGCATGATTCTCTTCCTTCAAGTGTTACTGTTTATCACTTGATTTTGGAGGGTCTTGATGTCTCATACACAATAGATTCCAAGGACAATGTTATTGTAGAGAAGTTGACTCGCCCATCTCTTGTATCGGATATACTTTTGAAGCCGACAAATCTGAATGAGGATATTTAG
- the LOC124916668 gene encoding protein SMAX1-LIKE 2-like: protein MMKSGLATIHQTLTLEPSVILNRSITEASRRNHAQTTPLHVAATLLSSPTGFLRQACLTSHPNSSHPLQCRALDLCFRVALERLPSAPHKLAEPPLSNALTAALKRAQAHQRRGCPENQQQAPLLAVKVELEQLIISILDDPSVSKVMREASFSSPAVKSAIERSMMMVNSSSPVGNRFLPPPAPPSPIANLYLSPRLKQGSSGEQRSDEAAKRVIEIMMRRKKRNPILVGDEEPAAILKEVVRRIEKEGLLKNAEVIPFPLEKQFAPEKNQIPIKIKELAAYLIESSRIRTSNNRGIVLDLGDLRWLVEETVSENGRTAVAEMRKLISSIGEEDGLWLIGTANCETYLRCQVYHASLERDWDVQAVPIAASKLSSRLLQGIIPSSRVGMYGNHNPNYINPLKRSTMALPALVPDKEVAVKCCPMCFKNYELDLKEKRNSSSASEVAKQPPPLPRWLQNAKAHTLKDHFKEKNEDDQIFMQKLEEQLQMKWSDKCSLVHPNFHHNLMAPKSPKYQPKLQTTTILGQPTLQLSVNLSPPASPVKTDLVLGTEKTSMDCINDCISSELLTQKSFAKREDLDLFKKLLKSLLETSWWQKQAASELATTVTQSRSRNGKRRDGATKGDLWLLFAGPDRISKKRMAYVVAEQICESKPIVVCLGVGSSRLYNEEEEEEEKTEVRLRGKTALDRIVEAVRKNPNSVIVLEDIDEADMLVRGSIKLAMERGRLTDSHGREISLGNIIFILTAKPPDELIRNVEYPVESKYGMKCNWQLQLSIKDRCNKRRANWLDDDDEEDDDRAKMPRTIGRHGLSLDLNLLADADAAEEDVVTECEEEEGIEKRKFSMTTVPHELTIHLDGMIVFKPVDFGVIRREIESRIKDCFAGAVGKEHTIELEGAAIEKLVGESWLGRIRFIDWMEKLLFPSFEQIRSRFSDERTTVVRLQLDGDCGSDQQGQVRLMALDDDDDDV, encoded by the exons ATGATGAAATCAGGCTTAGCCACGATCCACCAAACTCTAACGCTAGAACCGTCGGTCATTCTCAACCGTTCCATTACAGAGGCATCTCGCCGGAATCACGCTCAAACAACACCCTTGCACGTTGCGGCAACCTTATTATCGTCTCCGACCGGATTCCTACGGCAAGCATGTCTAACCTCACACCCAAATTCATCCCATCCTCTTCAATGTCGAGCACTCGATCTCTGCTTTAGAGTTGCCTTAGAACGCCTCCCATCCGCACCTCATAAACTGGCCGAGCCGCCGCTTTCCAACGCACTAACCGCCGCTTTGAAAAGGGCTCAAGCCCATCAGCGCCGTGGCTGCCCGGAAAATCAGCAACAGGCGCCACTTTTAGCCGTTAAAGTCGAACTAGAACAGCTAATCATCTCGATTCTCGACGATCCATCTGTAAGTAAGGTCATGCGAGAAGCTAGTTTCTCGAGTCCTGCAGTTAAATCTGCAATCGAACGATcgatgatgatggtcaattcTTCTTCTCCTGTTGGAAATAGATTTCTACCGCCGCCGGCGCCACCGTCCCCAATTGCGAATCTGTATTTGAGTCCGCGGCTGAAACAGGGAAGTTCCGGCGAGCAAAGGAGCGACGAGGCGGCGAAAAGGGTGATTGAGATAATGATGAGAAGGAAGAAGAGGAATCCGATTTTAGTCGGCGATGAGGAACCGGCGGCCATTTTAAAGGAGGTGGTGAGGAGAATAGAGAAAGAAGGGTTACTGAAAAATGCAGAGGTGATTCCATTTCCATTAGAGAAACAGTTTGCTCCGGAGAAGAATCAAATACCCATTAAGATTAAGGAATTGGCTGCTTACCTAATCGAATCATCGCGGATTAGAACTTCAAACAATCGCGGAATCGTCCTTGATCTTGGCGATCTGAGATGGCTAGTGGAGGAGACGGTATCGGAAAACGGCAGAACGGCTGTTGCAGAGATGAGAAAACTGATATCATCAATCGGAGAAGAAGACGGTTTGTGGTTGATCGGAACGGCTAATTGTGAGACATACTTGAGATGTCAAGTTTATCATGCTTCATTAGAGAGAGATTGGGATGTGCAGGCAGTTCCTATAGCAGCATCAAAATTATCTTCGCGTCTTCTTCAAGGAATCATTCCTTCTTCTAG GGTTGGGATGTACGGAAACCATAACCCTAATTATATTAATCCTTTGAAAcgatcaacaatggcacttcCAGCACTTGTCCCTGATAAAGAAGTTGCCGTCAAATGTTGTCCGATGTGCTTTAAGAATTACGAGTTGGATCTTAAGGAGAAGCGAAACTCCTCGTCGGCGTCGGAGGTTGCCAAACAACCACCGCCGTTGCCACGGTGGTTGCAGAATGCTAAAGCTCACACTCTAAAAGATCATTTCaag GAGAAAAATGAagatgatcaaattttcatgcaAAAATTGGAGGAGCAACTCCAAATGAAATGGAGTGATAAATGTTCCCTTGTTCACCCTAATTTTCATCATAATCTCATGGCTCCAAAATCACCCAAGTATCAACCAAAACTACAAACAACAACTATTCTCGGCCAACCTACATTGCAGCTAAGTGTGAATCTCAGCCCTCCGGCTAGCCCTGTCAAGACTGATCTTGTCCTCGGGACTGAAAAAACCAGCATGGATTGCATCAATGATTGTATTTCCTCCGAATTACTAACCCAGAAGTCTTTCGCTAAAAGAGAAGATCTCGACTTGTTCAAGAAGCTGCTGAAAAGTCTGTTGGAGACATCATGGTGGCAAAAACAAGCAGCTTCTGAATTAGCTACAACAGTGACTCAATCACGATCTCGTAATGGAAAACGTCGAGATGGTGCGACCAAAGGTGATCTCTGGCTGTTATTTGCTGGTCCAGACAGGATTAGTAAGAAGAGGATGGCGTATGTTGTTGCTGAACAAATATGTGAATCTAAGCCAATAGTTGTTTGCCTTGGAGTTGGATCATCAAGACTCTataacgaagaagaagaagaggaggagaaaaCTGAAGTTAGATTGCGTGGGAAAACGGCATTAGATAGGATTGTAGAAGCGGTTAGGAAGAATCCGAATTCTGTTATTGTGCTTGAAGACATTGACGAAGCTGATATGCTAGTCCGTGGGAGTATCAAGTTGGCAATGGAGAGAGGTCGTCTTACTGATTCTCATGGTCGTGAAATAAGTCTTGGAAATATTATATTCATCCTTACTGCAAAACCTCCAGACGAATTGATCAGAAACGTTGAGTATCCCGTCGAGAGCAAGTATGGAATGAAATGCAATTGGCAGCTACAACTTTCTATAAAAGATAGATGTAATAAGAGAAGAGCAAACTggttggatgatgatgatgaagaagatgatgacaGGGCCAAAATGCCAAGGACAATAGGTCGTCATGGCTTATCATTAGACCTAAATCTGCTGGCCGATGCCGATGCCGCCGAAGAGGACGTTGTTACTGAatgcgaagaagaagaaggtattGAGAAGAGAAAATTTAGCATGACGACAGTGCCGCACGAGCTAACTATCCATTTGGATGGTATGATCGTGTTTAAGCCGGTCGATTTTGGAGTTATTCGCCGGGAGATTGAGAGCAGGATAAAGGACTGTTTCGCCGGTGCCGTTGGGAAGGAACATACGATTGAATTGGAAGGTGCGGCTATTGAGAAACTCGTCGGCGAGTCCTGGCTTGGGAGAATCAGGTTTATTGACTGGATGGAGAAGTTGTTGTTTCCAAGCTTTGAGCAGATTAGGTCTCGCTTTTCCGACGAAAGAACGACGGTTGTTCGTCTTCAGCTTGATGGCGATTGCGGTTCGGATCAACAAGGACAAGTGAGATTAATGGCGTtagatgatgacgatgatgatgttTGA
- the LOC124915748 gene encoding protein PXR1-like, with protein MGGRERLKFVKRRLISPQLPKVNNETSQDSSHQIPSATTPQTDEDNSKFCAPNRVFQANTDAKLDELTKDVNEIKTKIKLIKENQQLIITLLGEIKEQKNSGGEEKEEAGTAALDTKKRTKRKNNDVALDTEKRTKRKNNNGALNNEKWTKRKNDEVMNKRKNDEVMNKRNHDDVDEIKRKKNERKERLTKLAKKRKADELAIKRKADELAKKRELAKKRELTKKRKAAKV; from the coding sequence atgggaggaagagaaagattgaagtTTGTGAAGAGGAGACTTATTAGTCCCCAGCTCCCTAAAGTTAACAATGAAACTAGCCAAGACAGCTCTCATCAAATCCCTTCTGCGACGACTCCTCAAACTGATGAAGACAATTCTAAATTTTGTGCACCCAATCGAGTGTTTCAAGCCAATACTGATGCCAAACTTGATGAGTTGACAAAGGATGTAAATGAgattaaaactaaaatcaaGCTTATCAAGGAGAATCAACAACTTATAATCACATTATTGGGGGAAATAAAGGAACAAAAGAAtagtggaggagaagaaaaagaagaggcaGGTACTGCTGCACTTGATACTAAGAAGAGGACGAAGAGGAAGAATAATGATGTTGCACTTGATACTGAGAAGAGGACGAAGAGGAAGAATAATAATGGTGCACTTAATAATGAGAAGTGGACGAAGAGGAAGAATGATGAGGTGATGAACAAGAGGAAGAATGATGAGGTGATGAACAAGAGGAAccatgatgatgttgatgagaTTAAGAGAAAGAAGAATGAGAGAAAGGAGAGGCTGACGAAGTTGGCAAAGAAGAGGAAGGCTGATGAGTTGGCCATTAAAAGGAAGGCGGAtgagttggccaagaagagagagttggccaagaagaggGAGTTGACCAAGAAGAGGAAGGCGGCCAAGGTATAA